A genome region from Schlesneria paludicola DSM 18645 includes the following:
- a CDS encoding TlpA disulfide reductase family protein, with translation MRFVANAWSWGGSGLVTAALLAGCGTQSPPVAEININETTVADANDVSEGLPLLAVPGPDDAKNKGKVTRASATTKSAPTLLPKGLFGKKAQPDSASENSEPAQQLLEKGSPQWLLAEIQQIRLLPLPNEMKEEEENDDSDEDDKPLTPAQEKKLAQEIERNRDIRRERNQKIVKLAEECLQKTSKNPELEPLFAAAVHNLLDARLQLALQGDTASIKALYEADEVLFERNPKSDSASEAALTLVNLTHANGLRYGRKDPRWLKEFSKCTQSYANRFPDEMPRSVPLLMAAARSCEMNGQTDEARGCYELLGAKFKDTPQGQQAASVLRRLQLKGQELELAGPGIDGGDIDVKQHKGKMVLVVFWASNAAPFTQQLPKILEITTKYRNFMTVVGVNLDTDEKAVDAFVEANRLDWQQVFFPSKQERGWNSPLAIQYGINSLPTMFLLDPNGIVGETNLDATNLETKIREVYAPFRKKTAAAK, from the coding sequence ATGCGTTTCGTCGCGAATGCTTGGAGTTGGGGCGGTTCGGGTTTGGTTACCGCGGCTTTGCTGGCCGGATGTGGAACGCAGTCGCCACCCGTCGCTGAAATCAACATCAACGAAACCACCGTCGCCGATGCGAATGATGTTTCCGAGGGCTTGCCTCTGCTCGCGGTCCCCGGCCCTGACGATGCGAAAAACAAGGGCAAGGTGACTCGCGCCTCTGCCACGACGAAATCCGCACCTACTTTGCTGCCAAAAGGCCTGTTCGGCAAGAAGGCTCAACCTGATTCGGCGTCCGAGAACAGCGAGCCTGCTCAGCAACTGTTGGAAAAAGGCTCGCCCCAATGGCTGCTGGCGGAAATTCAGCAGATTCGATTACTGCCGTTGCCGAACGAAATGAAAGAAGAGGAAGAAAACGACGACTCGGATGAAGACGACAAGCCATTAACGCCAGCACAAGAAAAGAAGCTGGCACAAGAAATCGAGCGAAATCGCGACATTCGCCGTGAGCGTAACCAGAAGATCGTGAAGCTCGCCGAAGAATGCCTGCAAAAGACTAGCAAGAATCCCGAGCTTGAGCCCCTGTTCGCGGCCGCCGTTCACAATCTGCTCGACGCTCGCCTACAACTTGCGTTGCAGGGGGATACAGCCAGCATTAAAGCCTTGTATGAAGCAGACGAGGTTCTGTTCGAGCGAAACCCGAAATCGGATTCCGCCTCAGAAGCCGCTTTGACGCTTGTGAATTTGACGCACGCGAATGGCCTGCGATATGGACGTAAAGACCCACGCTGGCTGAAAGAATTCTCGAAGTGCACACAGTCGTACGCGAACCGATTCCCTGACGAAATGCCACGATCGGTTCCGCTTTTGATGGCCGCCGCACGCAGTTGCGAAATGAATGGACAGACCGACGAAGCACGCGGTTGTTACGAGTTGCTCGGCGCAAAATTCAAAGACACTCCGCAGGGACAACAGGCCGCAAGTGTATTGCGTCGACTACAATTGAAAGGGCAGGAGCTTGAATTGGCGGGCCCCGGAATCGACGGTGGCGATATCGACGTCAAGCAACACAAAGGAAAGATGGTACTGGTCGTCTTCTGGGCATCGAATGCAGCACCGTTCACACAACAGCTTCCCAAGATCCTCGAAATCACGACAAAATACCGCAATTTCATGACAGTGGTCGGAGTCAATCTGGACACGGATGAAAAAGCTGTCGACGCGTTCGTGGAAGCCAATCGCCTGGACTGGCAACAAGTCTTCTTCCCGAGCAAACAGGAACGAGGCTGGAATTCGCCGCTTGCGATTCAATATGGAATCAATTCGCTCCCCACGATGTTCCTGCTCGATCCGAATGGAATTGTGGGAGAAACAAACCTTGACGCGACAAACCTCGAAACGAAGATTCGTGAAGTTTACGCCCCCTTCCGAAAGAAAACCGCCGCAGCGAAATAG
- a CDS encoding alpha/beta fold hydrolase, producing the protein MNVANASSSSSSGATCELFLLENFRLQCGETLREARLAYKTYGTLNRDRSNVVLYPTSYGAHHSDIDWIVGPERILDSSRYFVVIPNMFGNGLSTSPSNTEGHCTPPFSHVDNVTAQRRMLNDVFGIRRLALAYGWSMGAQQALHWGALFPDAVERIVAVCGTAKTTPHNWVFLDGLRAILMADDAWAGDHFTHPPQAALKAFGRVYAGWALSQAFYREQIHLQLGYESLEDFLVRDWEASFLRRDAGNLLSMIDTWKRSDISNNATFDGDIGLALRSIAAKTYIIPGQTDLYFTSEDCQREAQQIPRATFSPIPSIWGHRAGNPAKNPADQTFLRSAVAEILSA; encoded by the coding sequence ATGAACGTGGCGAATGCGTCATCCAGTTCATCCTCCGGTGCAACCTGCGAACTGTTTCTTCTTGAAAACTTTCGACTGCAGTGTGGCGAGACGCTGCGCGAAGCGAGACTCGCGTACAAGACGTATGGCACGCTGAATCGCGATCGATCGAATGTCGTCCTTTACCCAACCTCGTACGGCGCCCATCATTCGGATATCGACTGGATCGTTGGCCCAGAACGAATCCTCGATTCGTCGCGTTATTTCGTCGTAATCCCCAACATGTTCGGGAATGGACTCTCGACCTCACCGAGCAATACCGAAGGTCATTGCACACCTCCGTTCTCGCACGTCGATAATGTCACTGCCCAGCGGCGCATGCTGAATGACGTCTTCGGAATTCGGCGGCTGGCGCTCGCTTATGGATGGTCGATGGGTGCTCAGCAGGCACTGCACTGGGGAGCATTGTTCCCCGATGCGGTCGAGCGGATTGTCGCCGTCTGCGGCACCGCGAAGACGACGCCGCACAACTGGGTCTTTCTCGACGGCCTGCGCGCAATCCTCATGGCAGATGACGCATGGGCGGGTGACCACTTTACTCATCCACCACAAGCAGCATTGAAGGCCTTTGGGCGGGTATATGCCGGGTGGGCACTGTCACAAGCGTTCTATCGCGAGCAGATCCACCTTCAGTTGGGCTATGAATCGCTCGAAGACTTTCTGGTTCGGGACTGGGAAGCCAGTTTTTTACGACGCGACGCGGGCAACCTGCTGTCGATGATCGACACCTGGAAACGGTCAGACATCAGCAACAACGCAACGTTTGACGGCGACATCGGCCTTGCGCTCAGGTCCATTGCAGCAAAGACATACATCATCCCGGGGCAGACCGATTTGTATTTCACATCAGAAGATTGCCAGCGCGAAGCACAACAGATTCCCCGTGCGACATTTTCTCCCATACCGTCAATCTGGGGGCATCGAGCCGGCAACCCCGCCAAGAATCCGGCGGACCAGACGTTCTTGAGATCCGCCGTCGCCGAGATTCTTAGTGCCTAA
- a CDS encoding HdeD family acid-resistance protein encodes MSSEMVITSVHQIGLDELKKRSGWFIALGVLLVVLGTIALSYSVMFTIASVTFVGCLMIISGILQAGHAVMANRWGGFFMELLIGLLSVGAGTLIVANPVAGAAALTLLIAMFLIVGGLFRIAMSFAIRFHHAFWLTLHGIINLALGAMIVQDWPISGLWVIGLFVGIDMLFNGWSLIMLGISARQLPQAGTGNPPA; translated from the coding sequence ATGTCATCGGAAATGGTCATTACGTCTGTGCATCAGATTGGCCTCGATGAACTCAAGAAGCGATCCGGCTGGTTCATCGCCTTGGGCGTCTTGCTGGTTGTGTTGGGAACGATCGCACTCTCGTATTCGGTGATGTTCACAATTGCCTCCGTCACTTTTGTTGGTTGCCTGATGATCATTAGCGGAATTCTGCAGGCCGGGCACGCCGTTATGGCAAATCGTTGGGGTGGCTTCTTCATGGAGTTGTTGATTGGGCTGTTGAGCGTTGGCGCGGGGACATTGATTGTCGCCAATCCCGTTGCCGGCGCGGCGGCGTTGACACTGTTGATCGCGATGTTCCTGATTGTCGGGGGGCTATTTCGAATCGCGATGTCATTTGCGATCCGCTTTCATCATGCGTTCTGGTTGACGCTACACGGGATCATCAATCTCGCACTGGGGGCCATGATCGTTCAAGACTGGCCGATCTCTGGACTCTGGGTGATAGGTCTGTTCGTCGGAATCGACATGCTGTTTAACGGCTGGTCTCTAATCATGCTCGGTATCTCGGCACGGCAACTGCCGCAAGCCGGGACCGGCAATCCCCCCGCGTGA
- a CDS encoding transglutaminase TgpA family protein, with product MELGTVFKISLYGLTALIGIILGLAEGEGSQSYSFRSSLLLPFLSVPVVIGGYLVTERKSGRTTSPGLGLSSTWANVLGMMALIATGYEFSGDSREGKLLAGTHLLLYVTWIVLFQQKTIRLYWFLLALGILQLAVASVLTSKGWFGFCAVGYMFCAVWTLSIFSLWRAEQMFEEENLRRIEGTPGETLAQPLTRGNRASQSEVQSAVQHEEGTQWLTARFVTGVLLTTCSALLVSTAFFAFIPRVWVGPDFSLQDDANAMSGLVRKTGLAGFIKLGDLGRVLESTERVFEIQLTNRETKANIPVEDYAQLLGMAEPLFRGAVFTKYEKGRWSPSRGNEFHIVRFTIASADAAVRQNVRLEPTTSQVLYCLGSPLAMTSRRIPFGDFDALTGVAMRNEVRGELNVTEYLAYSNLPTVEQPYYAIKVSPDTRSAYYTRGYLKDNTELPKGLSQLKELARHIVEQETARIQRAENRSKARELTPFEKATAIEYYLRESGIYKYSLDLAIHDSTIDPVEDFLVNRKSGHCEYFATALALMLRSVDIPARVVSGFKGGITHPDGSFEVQQRFAHLWVDAWVDHEKWTTFDATPLEARSLSVAEVAAKKSSVWQGVQTTLSGLWSENVLNMSLDRQEQSIYKPMRELAYMLATLVEQLFTSPESAMKTLWNLLTDREKWFSVGGFLFIFIGLLLLTGITWLIRWSSSRLRDWWLNRIDQGQQRRQRIVAFYERFAKLMRSRGMKRKPSQTQREFAEEVAMALASELPADADAMAPNGISQAFYRVRFGEEELTNDEVIRLEQDIMALEKVLSKQPSSHHRSEAAMSESV from the coding sequence ATGGAACTCGGAACCGTCTTCAAGATCAGCCTCTACGGCCTGACGGCGCTGATCGGCATCATTCTCGGCCTTGCGGAAGGCGAAGGATCACAGAGTTACAGCTTTCGTAGCAGCCTGCTACTGCCGTTCCTCTCAGTGCCTGTCGTCATCGGCGGATATCTCGTAACAGAACGGAAATCGGGACGCACGACTTCACCAGGCCTCGGCTTGAGTTCAACGTGGGCCAACGTCCTGGGAATGATGGCGCTCATTGCGACCGGGTACGAATTCTCCGGCGATAGCCGCGAAGGAAAACTGCTGGCCGGCACACACCTCTTGCTCTATGTCACGTGGATCGTGCTCTTCCAGCAGAAAACAATCCGCCTTTACTGGTTCTTGTTAGCACTGGGAATCCTGCAACTGGCCGTAGCGTCAGTCCTGACAAGCAAAGGCTGGTTCGGATTCTGTGCTGTCGGCTACATGTTCTGCGCCGTCTGGACTCTTTCGATCTTCTCGCTGTGGCGGGCGGAACAGATGTTCGAAGAAGAAAACCTCAGACGGATCGAAGGAACGCCCGGTGAAACGCTGGCGCAGCCACTTACGAGGGGCAATCGCGCGTCACAGAGCGAAGTTCAAAGTGCCGTGCAACACGAAGAGGGAACCCAGTGGCTGACCGCACGATTTGTTACCGGGGTGTTGTTGACAACCTGCTCGGCCTTGCTTGTCAGCACGGCATTTTTTGCATTTATCCCCCGCGTTTGGGTTGGGCCGGACTTCTCATTACAGGACGATGCCAATGCCATGTCCGGCCTGGTACGAAAAACCGGACTTGCTGGCTTCATCAAGCTGGGTGATCTCGGTCGAGTCCTCGAAAGCACCGAACGCGTGTTTGAGATTCAGCTCACAAACCGGGAAACGAAAGCCAACATTCCCGTCGAAGACTACGCACAATTGCTAGGCATGGCCGAACCGCTTTTCCGAGGTGCCGTCTTTACAAAGTATGAAAAGGGACGCTGGTCCCCCAGTCGCGGCAATGAATTCCACATCGTGCGTTTTACCATCGCTTCCGCAGACGCCGCCGTTCGTCAGAACGTTCGGCTGGAACCGACGACTTCTCAGGTGCTGTACTGTCTGGGTTCACCGTTGGCCATGACATCGCGTCGAATTCCATTCGGAGATTTTGATGCCCTGACGGGCGTCGCAATGCGCAATGAAGTCCGAGGCGAGTTAAACGTCACAGAATACCTGGCCTACTCCAACCTGCCGACGGTCGAACAACCATACTACGCCATCAAAGTTTCGCCCGACACGCGTTCGGCGTACTACACGCGAGGATACCTCAAAGACAATACCGAACTGCCCAAGGGGCTGTCGCAATTAAAGGAACTAGCGCGTCACATCGTCGAACAGGAAACCGCACGAATCCAAAGAGCCGAGAACCGATCGAAAGCGCGTGAACTCACGCCGTTCGAGAAGGCGACGGCCATCGAGTACTACCTGCGCGAGTCCGGAATCTACAAGTACTCGCTCGACCTTGCGATCCATGATTCGACGATTGACCCAGTCGAAGATTTTCTCGTCAATCGCAAGTCAGGGCACTGCGAATATTTCGCCACAGCACTGGCACTCATGCTGCGCAGTGTCGACATTCCAGCGCGCGTCGTGAGCGGCTTCAAGGGAGGAATTACGCACCCGGACGGTTCGTTTGAAGTCCAGCAAAGGTTTGCGCATTTGTGGGTCGACGCATGGGTTGATCACGAGAAATGGACAACATTTGACGCCACCCCGCTGGAAGCAAGGTCCCTCAGTGTGGCCGAAGTTGCCGCGAAAAAATCCTCCGTCTGGCAAGGAGTTCAAACCACGCTCTCAGGCCTTTGGTCCGAGAATGTGTTGAACATGTCCCTCGACCGCCAGGAACAATCGATCTACAAGCCGATGCGTGAGTTAGCCTATATGCTCGCCACACTCGTCGAACAACTGTTCACGTCACCCGAATCGGCAATGAAGACGCTCTGGAACCTCTTGACGGATCGCGAGAAGTGGTTCAGCGTCGGAGGCTTCTTGTTTATTTTCATTGGACTGCTTCTGCTGACAGGTATCACATGGCTCATCCGCTGGTCATCCTCGCGACTTCGCGATTGGTGGCTCAATCGAATTGATCAGGGCCAGCAACGCCGTCAACGAATTGTCGCCTTCTACGAACGATTCGCCAAACTGATGCGCAGCCGTGGAATGAAACGTAAACCCTCGCAGACCCAGCGTGAGTTTGCAGAAGAAGTCGCAATGGCACTGGCTTCCGAGCTTCCTGCCGATGCCGACGCCATGGCCCCGAACGGGATTTCGCAAGCATTCTATCGAGTTCGTTTCGGCGAAGAAGAACTCACCAATGACGAGGTGATTCGATTGGAGCAGGACATCATGGCGCTGGAAAAAGTTCTCTCGAAACAGCCGTCGTCGCATCATCGATCTGAAGCCGCGATGTCGGAATCCGTTTGA
- a CDS encoding DUF58 domain-containing protein, with product MSDSPISDQRLKQNPWAGILPIVVACLLTAIYFHEPQLTARLPMPGHILIRVIVLIIGLTGVIQFMNQLKHRPRLPSWMRLSQHWMTIPLEGWIYLGIMFVLFTGAMLTKQNTLLLVFAFMAGPFVINGWMTFGMLQAARVHRDSPPRAMQGELFSVELKLHNSRPLLAIWMMSIRDEIGHTLESLNATVLFSRVSPRSSQAGQYQLRLVHRGRYRLGPLSVSSRFPLGLVERSRIFPVKSEVLIYPRIGRISPDWRLKLVGATELVSRNQPQRGVFHDDFHRLREFRSGDNPRAIHWRSTARRGELILREFHQNREHTLAVVLDLFQPPNAKAADHESVDFALSFVASILVERGRECRDGFLSLTVSGARTFRWEGQGHSSSLESLFDGLAVIEPGSASEVAENLQSTLEQTQSTTQLLLITTREGELPYQSLLSHRIDVLNLTTRTDDSLLIFDDERQLRSVRREPVLHRDE from the coding sequence ATGTCTGATTCACCAATTTCTGATCAGCGTCTGAAACAGAATCCGTGGGCAGGCATTCTGCCCATTGTGGTGGCGTGCTTGCTGACGGCGATCTACTTTCATGAGCCGCAGCTCACCGCCCGACTGCCAATGCCGGGACACATTCTGATTCGGGTGATTGTCCTGATTATTGGCTTGACTGGCGTGATTCAGTTCATGAACCAGCTCAAGCACCGCCCGCGACTTCCGTCGTGGATGCGTCTTAGCCAGCACTGGATGACGATTCCACTCGAAGGCTGGATCTACCTGGGAATCATGTTCGTCCTGTTCACAGGGGCGATGCTCACCAAACAAAACACGCTGCTGCTTGTGTTCGCCTTCATGGCAGGCCCGTTTGTGATCAACGGCTGGATGACGTTTGGAATGCTTCAGGCAGCCAGAGTTCATCGCGATTCACCACCGCGAGCGATGCAAGGCGAATTATTCTCGGTGGAACTAAAGCTTCACAACAGTCGCCCGCTGCTGGCCATCTGGATGATGTCAATTCGAGACGAGATCGGGCACACGCTCGAATCGCTGAATGCCACGGTCTTGTTTTCGCGCGTCTCTCCACGTTCGTCGCAGGCAGGACAGTACCAGTTGCGCCTTGTGCATCGCGGTCGATATCGACTTGGCCCTCTTTCAGTCTCGTCTCGATTCCCCCTCGGACTCGTTGAGCGCAGCCGCATCTTCCCCGTGAAAAGTGAAGTTCTGATCTATCCTCGAATCGGTCGAATCTCTCCCGACTGGCGATTGAAGCTGGTGGGGGCAACCGAACTGGTTTCTCGCAATCAACCGCAACGCGGCGTGTTTCACGACGATTTTCATCGCCTGCGAGAATTTCGATCGGGTGATAACCCACGCGCGATTCACTGGCGTTCAACAGCACGACGAGGAGAATTGATCCTTCGCGAATTTCATCAGAATCGCGAGCATACACTGGCAGTGGTACTCGATCTTTTCCAACCGCCGAACGCGAAAGCCGCCGATCACGAAAGCGTGGATTTCGCCCTGAGCTTTGTCGCCTCGATCCTGGTCGAACGGGGACGCGAATGTCGAGATGGATTTCTGTCGTTGACCGTTTCGGGAGCGCGCACCTTTCGATGGGAAGGGCAGGGACATTCGAGCAGCCTGGAATCGCTGTTCGACGGACTGGCGGTCATTGAACCGGGCTCCGCAAGTGAAGTCGCCGAAAATCTTCAATCCACACTCGAACAAACTCAGTCAACAACTCAATTGTTGCTCATCACAACACGCGAGGGAGAACTGCCGTACCAATCCTTGCTTTCGCATCGGATTGACGTACTGAACCTGACGACACGGACGGATGACTCGCTGCTGATTTTTGACGACGAACGACAACTACGCTCCGTTCGCCGAGAACCAGTTTTGCATCGGGACGAATGA
- the glnT gene encoding type III glutamate--ammonia ligase — MSLLETAKTLGLRYFLVSYSDLMGTSRSKLIPVAAIQEVCKNGAPFAGFATWLDLTPADPDVFAKPDPESLIQLPWKPEVGWLAADLWMDGQPLAQGPRNVLKRSIARAAQHGYEMRTGVECEFFLLTPDGQSVSDPFDDQKKPCYDQQALVRRYELIAAICDALTDLGWEPYQNDHEDANGQFEINWKYGEALQTADRQTFFKFLVKSLAELHGMRATFMPKPFSRLTGNGCHIHVSLWDREKKANLFADTRDDLGLSTLAYEFLGGVLNSAEALSALVTPTVNSYRRIHARGTSSGATWSPNTISYSGNNRTHMIRIPDGGRFELRLADGSANPYLMAAGLLEAGLYGMAHHCQPGPPSKTNAYFEQLPPDMRVLPDNLLDSLRALQNDTILKAGLGEEFTRAYLKLKRAEWRDYSSHVSKWETEHTLDC; from the coding sequence ATGTCATTGCTTGAAACGGCCAAAACCCTGGGCCTGCGCTACTTCCTGGTTTCCTACTCCGATCTGATGGGGACATCGCGATCAAAGCTGATTCCCGTCGCCGCGATCCAGGAGGTCTGCAAGAATGGAGCTCCCTTTGCAGGATTTGCCACATGGCTGGACCTGACCCCCGCCGACCCTGACGTCTTCGCAAAGCCCGATCCCGAGAGCCTGATCCAGTTGCCGTGGAAACCGGAAGTTGGTTGGCTGGCCGCCGACTTATGGATGGACGGCCAGCCACTGGCACAAGGGCCCCGCAACGTCTTGAAACGTTCGATCGCGCGTGCTGCGCAGCACGGGTACGAGATGAGAACGGGCGTCGAATGCGAGTTTTTCCTCCTCACCCCCGATGGTCAGTCGGTCAGTGACCCCTTTGATGATCAGAAAAAACCATGCTACGACCAGCAAGCACTCGTGCGTCGTTACGAATTGATCGCCGCGATCTGTGATGCATTGACCGACCTCGGATGGGAGCCATACCAGAACGACCACGAAGACGCGAATGGCCAGTTCGAAATCAACTGGAAATATGGCGAAGCTCTGCAAACTGCCGATCGCCAGACGTTTTTTAAGTTCCTGGTGAAATCGCTGGCCGAACTGCACGGCATGCGTGCGACGTTCATGCCGAAGCCATTCTCTCGATTGACTGGAAACGGCTGTCATATTCATGTTTCGCTGTGGGACCGAGAAAAGAAAGCGAACCTCTTCGCCGACACGCGTGACGATCTTGGCCTTTCGACGCTTGCCTACGAATTCCTGGGCGGAGTTTTGAACTCTGCCGAAGCACTGTCGGCACTCGTAACCCCTACGGTCAATTCGTACCGACGAATTCACGCACGCGGAACCAGTTCGGGTGCAACCTGGTCGCCGAACACGATCAGTTACTCTGGCAACAATCGCACACACATGATTCGCATTCCGGATGGCGGGCGGTTCGAACTGCGCCTGGCCGACGGATCGGCGAATCCGTACCTGATGGCGGCAGGCCTTCTCGAGGCGGGACTTTACGGAATGGCGCATCATTGCCAGCCAGGTCCTCCGTCCAAAACCAACGCCTACTTCGAGCAGCTTCCTCCCGACATGCGAGTCTTGCCCGATAACCTCCTCGACTCACTTCGCGCGTTGCAGAACGACACCATTCTCAAAGCTGGGCTCGGTGAGGAGTTCACCCGTGCCTACCTAAAGTTGAAACGAGCGGAGTGGCGCGACTATTCCAGCCATGTGTCCAAATGGGAAACAGAACACACATTGGACTGTTAA
- a CDS encoding 3-oxoacyl-ACP synthase III family protein, producing MYESDGSRVANGSATGVEAGPAFAPNPVAPSPSTPSRSSWSRRTRSLLGVQIVSTGSYVPDHIVTNADLQSLYGYDPAWIEQRTGIVSRRYARPEQATSDLCVEAARRAIRNARVDTREIDLVVVGTFTPDFQCPSTANLVQEALGIDAPAMDVHAACSGFVYALATAAQFVATGNSRLALVIGGDCNSRIVNPLDQKVAPLFGDGAGAVLIARGDAHQGLICYQLGSDGGGGAMLDRQAGGSKNPVTHEDLDAGRQFLQMDGRNVFKWAVRAVADSMEVVMRKSGMSVQDISLYVLHQANIRIINHVAEQLAIPQDRMYNNLRDYGNTSGGSIPIALDEAVQAGRISRGDTMLMSGFGAGLTWGTCLFRW from the coding sequence ATGTATGAGAGCGACGGATCACGTGTGGCGAATGGCTCTGCTACCGGCGTAGAGGCCGGCCCTGCCTTCGCGCCAAACCCTGTCGCACCAAGCCCCTCTACTCCGTCCAGATCGAGCTGGAGCCGCCGAACGCGTTCACTGCTTGGGGTTCAAATCGTTTCGACGGGATCGTACGTTCCGGATCACATCGTTACGAATGCGGACCTGCAAAGTCTTTACGGTTATGACCCCGCGTGGATTGAGCAACGGACTGGAATTGTTTCGCGACGCTATGCGCGCCCTGAACAAGCCACCAGTGATCTGTGCGTCGAAGCCGCTCGACGAGCCATCCGAAATGCTCGAGTCGACACCCGCGAGATCGACTTGGTGGTCGTCGGAACCTTTACACCAGATTTCCAGTGTCCATCCACCGCAAATCTGGTGCAAGAAGCTTTAGGAATCGACGCACCCGCCATGGACGTCCATGCGGCCTGCTCTGGTTTCGTCTATGCATTAGCGACGGCCGCGCAATTCGTCGCGACTGGGAATAGTCGCCTGGCGCTGGTAATTGGCGGTGATTGCAATAGCCGCATCGTGAATCCGTTGGATCAGAAAGTCGCACCACTCTTTGGCGACGGTGCGGGTGCGGTGCTGATCGCTCGCGGTGACGCGCATCAAGGATTGATCTGTTACCAGCTTGGGTCCGATGGCGGCGGTGGAGCGATGCTCGACCGGCAGGCAGGCGGCTCTAAGAATCCCGTAACCCACGAAGATTTGGATGCGGGACGTCAATTCTTGCAAATGGATGGCCGCAACGTCTTTAAGTGGGCCGTTCGGGCGGTGGCGGATAGCATGGAAGTTGTCATGCGAAAATCGGGGATGTCTGTGCAAGATATCTCGCTGTATGTATTGCATCAGGCGAACATCCGCATCATCAATCATGTGGCGGAACAATTGGCGATTCCACAGGACCGGATGTACAACAATCTTCGGGACTATGGCAATACGTCAGGTGGATCGATTCCCATCGCCTTGGACGAGGCCGTTCAAGCGGGCCGCATTTCGCGCGGAGACACGATGCTGATGAGCGGATTCGGTGCCGGTTTGACTTGGGGCACCTGCTTGTTCCGCTGGTGA
- a CDS encoding fatty acid desaturase, with product MGSENAPNLDAVDMGTAALPGRNVLEISVLRSLSIRSDLQGYARFGAHFGCMALTGILIWMATPNWYLMIPAMMLHGFTIVTMFAPMHECVHKTAFATPLLNEIFGWIAGLLSFYNFTYYRYYHTWHHRYTQDPERDPELMSPKPRNVWEYLVEISAITFWCNRPLMFIRLATGQTGRYPFVPENARRKIAISASIQLGVYATGLVSIALGHTAALYYFFLPVLLAQPLLRAILLAEHTGCTYDENGLTNTRTTLTNFPIRLLMWNMPYHTEHHLYPSIPFYQLPRAHDELKTKLAHLAPSYVVANQIIIRALAQAKQEA from the coding sequence ATGGGTTCCGAGAATGCGCCCAATCTCGACGCAGTTGACATGGGAACAGCGGCCCTCCCTGGCCGAAATGTGCTGGAGATCTCCGTCCTTCGATCACTGAGCATTCGTTCGGACCTGCAGGGCTACGCACGATTTGGAGCCCACTTCGGATGTATGGCGCTGACTGGTATTTTGATCTGGATGGCGACACCGAACTGGTATCTGATGATCCCAGCCATGATGCTGCACGGATTCACGATCGTCACGATGTTCGCGCCGATGCATGAATGCGTGCACAAAACCGCATTCGCGACACCCCTCTTGAATGAGATTTTCGGATGGATCGCGGGACTGTTGAGCTTCTACAACTTCACCTACTACCGCTACTACCACACGTGGCACCACCGGTACACGCAGGACCCCGAACGCGATCCCGAGCTGATGTCTCCCAAACCACGGAACGTCTGGGAATATCTGGTCGAGATTAGCGCGATCACCTTCTGGTGTAATCGACCTCTGATGTTCATTCGCCTGGCCACCGGACAAACAGGACGGTATCCATTCGTTCCCGAAAATGCCCGTCGAAAAATCGCGATCTCAGCATCGATCCAGCTTGGAGTTTATGCCACGGGGCTTGTCTCGATCGCACTTGGCCACACCGCCGCTCTGTACTACTTCTTTTTGCCAGTCCTGCTGGCCCAACCCTTGCTGCGCGCGATTCTGCTCGCGGAACATACCGGGTGTACTTATGACGAAAATGGTCTTACCAATACGCGAACGACTCTCACGAACTTTCCCATTCGTTTGCTGATGTGGAACATGCCGTACCACACCGAGCATCACCTGTATCCGTCGATCCCGTTCTATCAATTGCCGCGTGCACACGATGAACTGAAAACCAAACTCGCCCATCTGGCTCCCAGTTATGTCGTGGCAAACCAGATCATCATCCGAGCTCTCGCTCAGGCGAAACAGGAGGCATGA